From the genome of Mustela lutreola isolate mMusLut2 chromosome 16, mMusLut2.pri, whole genome shotgun sequence, one region includes:
- the DBNDD1 gene encoding dysbindin domain-containing protein 1 isoform X4, with protein sequence MLGGTRAPEQLRAPPRGLLPAAAAPRLLPRCAAPGAGAESPPQLQGRPGWVTPPPPAPLPDPAGRMEPPEGAGPGEIVKDVEAPQAALGTLAHGTGDSCHSPTAEEEVGIPIPAPGLLQVTERRQVHFDLLDLTELTDMSDQELAEVFADSDDESLAGESPAGLHPLPRAGCLRSPSWTRTRAEQNREKQPLGDPERRPAIADTFLTVERPKED encoded by the exons ATGCTAGGGGGAACCCGGGCCCCGGAGCAGCTgcgcgccccgccccgcgggCTCCTCCCTGCCGCCGCGGCCCCCCGGCTGCTGCCCCGATGCGCTGCGCCGGGAGCTGGGGCCGAGTCGCCGCCGCAGCTGCAGGGGCGCCCGGGCTGGGtgacgccgccgccgcccgcgcccctcCCAGACCCCGCCGGCCGCATGGAGCCCCCGGAGGGCGCCGGCCCGGGAG AAATAGTTAAGGACGTGGAGGCACCACAGGCAGCCCTAGGCACCCTGGCCCATGGGACAGGGGACAGCTGCCACTCGCCCACAGCTGAGGAGGAGGTGGGCATCCCAATACCAGCCCCGGGGCTCCTGCAGGTCACAGAAAGGAGGC AGGTGCACTTTGACCTCCTCGACCTCACCGAGTTGACTGACATGTCTGACCAGGAGCTGGCCGAGGTCTTTGCTGACTCAGACGACGAAAGCCTGGCTGGGGAGTCGCCAGCAG GCCTGCACCCGCTGCCCAGGGCCGGCTGTCTGCGCTCCCCCTCCTGGACACGAACCAGGGCCGAGCAGAACCGAGAGAAGCAGCCACTTGGTGACCCGGAGCGCCGGCCAGCGATTGCGGACACATTTCTGACCGTGGAGAGGCCCAAGGAGGACTAG
- the DBNDD1 gene encoding dysbindin domain-containing protein 1 isoform X5: protein MLGGTRAPEQLRAPPRGLLPAAAAPRLLPRCAAPGAGAESPPQLQGRPGWVTPPPPAPLPDPAGRMEPPEGAGPGEIVKDVEAPQAALGTLAHGTGDSCHSPTAEEEVGIPIPAPGLLQVTERRQPLSSVSSLEVHFDLLDLTELTDMSDQELAEVFADSDDESLAGESPAGDPSVWPGAYKRSPVAAGAT, encoded by the exons ATGCTAGGGGGAACCCGGGCCCCGGAGCAGCTgcgcgccccgccccgcgggCTCCTCCCTGCCGCCGCGGCCCCCCGGCTGCTGCCCCGATGCGCTGCGCCGGGAGCTGGGGCCGAGTCGCCGCCGCAGCTGCAGGGGCGCCCGGGCTGGGtgacgccgccgccgcccgcgcccctcCCAGACCCCGCCGGCCGCATGGAGCCCCCGGAGGGCGCCGGCCCGGGAG AAATAGTTAAGGACGTGGAGGCACCACAGGCAGCCCTAGGCACCCTGGCCCATGGGACAGGGGACAGCTGCCACTCGCCCACAGCTGAGGAGGAGGTGGGCATCCCAATACCAGCCCCGGGGCTCCTGCAGGTCACAGAAAGGAGGC AGCCCCTGAGCAGCGTCTCCTCCCTAGAGGTGCACTTTGACCTCCTCGACCTCACCGAGTTGACTGACATGTCTGACCAGGAGCTGGCCGAGGTCTTTGCTGACTCAGACGACGAAAGCCTGGCTGGGGAGTCGCCAGCAG GGGATCCCAGCGTGTGGCCAGGCGCATACAAGCGCAGCCCCGTCGCTGCAGGAGCAACCTGA
- the DBNDD1 gene encoding dysbindin domain-containing protein 1 isoform X2 produces the protein MLGGTRAPEQLRAPPRGLLPAAAAPRLLPRCAAPGAGAESPPQLQGRPGWVTPPPPAPLPDPAGRMEPPEGAGPGEIVKDVEAPQAALGTLAHGTGDSCHSPTAEEEVGIPIPAPGLLQVTERRQVHFDLLDLTELTDMSDQELAEVFADSDDESLAGESPAEIWAAACTAKVTRLGSPGGSTLHCPPHAPGSSPSAPGEGRRPPAGCRCLGAVHRLLTEAGSPQRAGTQQHHRVRLAQHHLLQQHLPT, from the exons ATGCTAGGGGGAACCCGGGCCCCGGAGCAGCTgcgcgccccgccccgcgggCTCCTCCCTGCCGCCGCGGCCCCCCGGCTGCTGCCCCGATGCGCTGCGCCGGGAGCTGGGGCCGAGTCGCCGCCGCAGCTGCAGGGGCGCCCGGGCTGGGtgacgccgccgccgcccgcgcccctcCCAGACCCCGCCGGCCGCATGGAGCCCCCGGAGGGCGCCGGCCCGGGAG AAATAGTTAAGGACGTGGAGGCACCACAGGCAGCCCTAGGCACCCTGGCCCATGGGACAGGGGACAGCTGCCACTCGCCCACAGCTGAGGAGGAGGTGGGCATCCCAATACCAGCCCCGGGGCTCCTGCAGGTCACAGAAAGGAGGC AGGTGCACTTTGACCTCCTCGACCTCACCGAGTTGACTGACATGTCTGACCAGGAGCTGGCCGAGGTCTTTGCTGACTCAGACGACGAAAGCCTGGCTGGGGAGTCGCCAGCAG AGATTTGGGCAGCTGCTTGCACAGCCAAGGTCACTAGGCTGGGCTCTCCTGGAGGCAGCACTCTGCACTGCCCTCCTCACGCCCCCGGCTCCAGCCCTTCAGCCCCTGGGGAAGGGAGACGTCCTCCTGCAGGCTGCCGCTGCCTTGGTGCCGTCCACAGACTGCTCACAGAGGCCGGTTCTCCGCAGAGGGCCGGGACCCAGCAGCACCACCGTGTCCGCCTCGCCCAGCACCACCTCCTCCAGCAGCACCTGCCCACCTAG
- the DBNDD1 gene encoding dysbindin domain-containing protein 1 isoform X1, with product MLGGTRAPEQLRAPPRGLLPAAAAPRLLPRCAAPGAGAESPPQLQGRPGWVTPPPPAPLPDPAGRMEPPEGAGPGEIVKDVEAPQAALGTLAHGTGDSCHSPTAEEEVGIPIPAPGLLQVTERRQPLSSVSSLEVHFDLLDLTELTDMSDQELAEVFADSDDESLAGESPAEIWAAACTAKVTRLGSPGGSTLHCPPHAPGSSPSAPGEGRRPPAGCRCLGAVHRLLTEAGSPQRAGTQQHHRVRLAQHHLLQQHLPT from the exons ATGCTAGGGGGAACCCGGGCCCCGGAGCAGCTgcgcgccccgccccgcgggCTCCTCCCTGCCGCCGCGGCCCCCCGGCTGCTGCCCCGATGCGCTGCGCCGGGAGCTGGGGCCGAGTCGCCGCCGCAGCTGCAGGGGCGCCCGGGCTGGGtgacgccgccgccgcccgcgcccctcCCAGACCCCGCCGGCCGCATGGAGCCCCCGGAGGGCGCCGGCCCGGGAG AAATAGTTAAGGACGTGGAGGCACCACAGGCAGCCCTAGGCACCCTGGCCCATGGGACAGGGGACAGCTGCCACTCGCCCACAGCTGAGGAGGAGGTGGGCATCCCAATACCAGCCCCGGGGCTCCTGCAGGTCACAGAAAGGAGGC AGCCCCTGAGCAGCGTCTCCTCCCTAGAGGTGCACTTTGACCTCCTCGACCTCACCGAGTTGACTGACATGTCTGACCAGGAGCTGGCCGAGGTCTTTGCTGACTCAGACGACGAAAGCCTGGCTGGGGAGTCGCCAGCAG AGATTTGGGCAGCTGCTTGCACAGCCAAGGTCACTAGGCTGGGCTCTCCTGGAGGCAGCACTCTGCACTGCCCTCCTCACGCCCCCGGCTCCAGCCCTTCAGCCCCTGGGGAAGGGAGACGTCCTCCTGCAGGCTGCCGCTGCCTTGGTGCCGTCCACAGACTGCTCACAGAGGCCGGTTCTCCGCAGAGGGCCGGGACCCAGCAGCACCACCGTGTCCGCCTCGCCCAGCACCACCTCCTCCAGCAGCACCTGCCCACCTAG
- the DBNDD1 gene encoding dysbindin domain-containing protein 1 isoform X3, whose amino-acid sequence MLGGTRAPEQLRAPPRGLLPAAAAPRLLPRCAAPGAGAESPPQLQGRPGWVTPPPPAPLPDPAGRMEPPEGAGPGEIVKDVEAPQAALGTLAHGTGDSCHSPTAEEEVGIPIPAPGLLQVTERRQPLSSVSSLEVHFDLLDLTELTDMSDQELAEVFADSDDESLAGESPAGLHPLPRAGCLRSPSWTRTRAEQNREKQPLGDPERRPAIADTFLTVERPKED is encoded by the exons ATGCTAGGGGGAACCCGGGCCCCGGAGCAGCTgcgcgccccgccccgcgggCTCCTCCCTGCCGCCGCGGCCCCCCGGCTGCTGCCCCGATGCGCTGCGCCGGGAGCTGGGGCCGAGTCGCCGCCGCAGCTGCAGGGGCGCCCGGGCTGGGtgacgccgccgccgcccgcgcccctcCCAGACCCCGCCGGCCGCATGGAGCCCCCGGAGGGCGCCGGCCCGGGAG AAATAGTTAAGGACGTGGAGGCACCACAGGCAGCCCTAGGCACCCTGGCCCATGGGACAGGGGACAGCTGCCACTCGCCCACAGCTGAGGAGGAGGTGGGCATCCCAATACCAGCCCCGGGGCTCCTGCAGGTCACAGAAAGGAGGC AGCCCCTGAGCAGCGTCTCCTCCCTAGAGGTGCACTTTGACCTCCTCGACCTCACCGAGTTGACTGACATGTCTGACCAGGAGCTGGCCGAGGTCTTTGCTGACTCAGACGACGAAAGCCTGGCTGGGGAGTCGCCAGCAG GCCTGCACCCGCTGCCCAGGGCCGGCTGTCTGCGCTCCCCCTCCTGGACACGAACCAGGGCCGAGCAGAACCGAGAGAAGCAGCCACTTGGTGACCCGGAGCGCCGGCCAGCGATTGCGGACACATTTCTGACCGTGGAGAGGCCCAAGGAGGACTAG